The proteins below are encoded in one region of Peribacillus muralis:
- a CDS encoding AraC family transcriptional regulator yields MNDHIPTSYPEQPMGDWINSFYRVHGVEARPFNFHSHHEYEIYFFHSGDCRYLINNRIYDLQPGDIILLDGMTLHKPNPQPGSTYIRSMIHFSPIWLKELLVILGTPNLLDPFQKLNNCLLRTGYDEAGICVDEGIKRISTLIANQAAELQQKGEKSDTSEAEIKLELVQLLVKIYKMSHKELAQHSNKRTEKEHHAEGIASWINGHYTEKVSLDRLAHEMNLSKYYASHVFKEVTGFTVMEYVMGCRFNQVKYLLEMEPEQTLGDVSRASGFESIAHFSRFFKEKAGITPSQYRKKRLKIGIS; encoded by the coding sequence ATGAATGATCATATACCAACTTCTTATCCTGAGCAGCCTATGGGGGATTGGATCAATTCCTTTTACCGAGTGCATGGGGTGGAGGCGCGACCATTCAACTTTCACTCGCATCATGAGTATGAAATCTACTTTTTTCATTCAGGGGATTGCAGGTATTTAATCAACAATCGAATCTATGATCTTCAGCCGGGGGATATCATTCTCTTGGATGGCATGACTTTGCATAAACCTAATCCACAGCCAGGAAGTACTTACATAAGAAGCATGATTCACTTTTCACCAATATGGCTGAAAGAGTTGTTGGTTATCCTTGGTACCCCTAATTTGCTTGACCCCTTTCAAAAGCTTAACAATTGCTTGCTGCGGACAGGATATGATGAAGCGGGGATTTGTGTGGACGAAGGAATAAAAAGAATCAGCACCCTTATTGCTAATCAAGCGGCAGAGCTGCAGCAAAAAGGTGAAAAAAGTGACACGAGTGAAGCCGAAATAAAGCTGGAGCTAGTTCAATTATTGGTGAAAATCTATAAAATGAGCCATAAAGAATTAGCTCAACATTCCAATAAAAGGACCGAAAAGGAGCATCATGCCGAGGGAATTGCCTCTTGGATCAATGGTCACTATACCGAAAAAGTAAGTTTGGATCGACTTGCCCATGAAATGAATCTTAGTAAGTATTACGCCTCCCATGTTTTCAAGGAGGTAACTGGATTTACCGTCATGGAATATGTGATGGGCTGCCGGTTTAATCAGGTGAAGTATCTGCTTGAAATGGAACCTGAACAAACACTTGGGGATGTATCCCGGGCATCGGGTTTTGAAAGTATCGCGCACTTCAGCAGGTTTTTCAAGGAGAAAGCTGGTATAACGCCATCTCAGTATCGGAAGAAAAGACTGAAGATTGGGATATCTTGA
- a CDS encoding sugar phosphate isomerase/epimerase family protein: protein MNSNLLISGFSDEISSDFDIQLDTVAKLGMNYISLRGIDGRNIGDFTVEDIRRTVLPKLQKAGIGISSIGSPIGKIFINDEAGFLEQKRMLEVICKISILLDCKYIRIFSFYIPKGEDPDPFGDAVIKKLKEFTAIAEKYDVVLLHENEKDIYGDIGRRCLEILKKVDSGNFKAIFDFANFVQCGENTQHCYNLLKDEVMYIHIKDAITERNQNVLCGTGDGRIQEILSQLINEGYKGFLTLEPHLAEFDSLKDLELEDAMWFIENKGLDGKSGYKLQYEALLKILEKIDNEERLAWKK, encoded by the coding sequence ATGAACTCAAATCTACTTATATCAGGTTTTTCCGATGAAATTTCATCGGATTTTGATATCCAGCTTGATACTGTTGCAAAGCTTGGAATGAATTATATTTCTTTGCGCGGCATTGATGGGAGAAATATAGGTGATTTTACAGTCGAAGACATAAGAAGGACGGTACTCCCCAAACTCCAAAAAGCAGGAATTGGCATTTCTTCAATCGGATCACCTATCGGGAAGATCTTTATAAATGATGAAGCCGGGTTTTTGGAACAAAAGCGAATGCTGGAGGTTATCTGTAAGATTAGTATTCTGCTTGACTGTAAATATATCCGCATATTCAGCTTTTATATTCCGAAAGGGGAAGATCCTGACCCATTTGGAGATGCTGTGATTAAGAAATTGAAAGAATTTACTGCAATAGCGGAAAAATACGATGTTGTTTTATTGCACGAAAACGAAAAGGATATATACGGGGATATTGGCCGAAGATGCTTGGAAATATTGAAGAAGGTCGATTCCGGGAATTTCAAGGCAATCTTTGATTTTGCCAACTTTGTCCAGTGTGGTGAAAACACCCAGCATTGCTACAACTTGCTGAAGGATGAGGTGATGTACATCCATATTAAGGATGCCATAACTGAAAGGAATCAAAATGTTTTGTGCGGAACGGGGGACGGCAGAATACAGGAAATCCTCTCTCAACTGATAAATGAAGGCTACAAAGGTTTCTTGACACTTGAGCCCCATCTTGCTGAGTTTGATTCATTAAAGGATCTGGAACTGGAAGATGCTATGTGGTTTATCGAGAATAAGGGGCTTGATGGAAAAAGCGGCTATAAGCTTCAATACGAGGCACTCTTAAAGATTCTGGAGAAAATTGATAATGAGGAGAGATTAGCATGGAAAAAGTGA
- a CDS encoding Gfo/Idh/MocA family protein, which translates to MEKVRLGIVGLGAQGGLYAGFLADGKVENMVIGAICDIDPAKKEWAAEKYPDVPFYEDYRDMLDSGDVDAVVTCVPHYLHPEIGVEALKREIHALVEKPAGVYTKQVRELNDYAAKKPHLTFGIVFNQRTNPLYQKVKEIIDNGEVGQIRRTNWMITTWWRPQGYYDSSAWRATWGEEGGGVLVNQAPHQLDLLQWICGMPEKVYSNVKYGYQRNIAVEDEVTALLDYGNGATGVFITCTHDVIGTDRFEILGDKGKIVVDDSKKVTIKRLLKPESELSDSMSMQDVMKIFMGGNQSDIYTEEVLEFESEWGAQHIAVLENFTAAIVEGTPLLAPGSDGIHGVTLANAIHLSSWLDKEIEIAFDEELYLAELNKRIDEEKTAPVTF; encoded by the coding sequence ATGGAAAAAGTGAGATTGGGGATAGTTGGGCTAGGTGCACAAGGCGGTCTATATGCTGGATTTCTGGCTGATGGAAAAGTGGAAAACATGGTGATCGGGGCCATTTGTGATATTGACCCCGCAAAGAAGGAATGGGCCGCGGAAAAATATCCAGATGTCCCTTTTTATGAGGATTATAGGGATATGCTCGATAGTGGAGATGTGGATGCTGTCGTTACTTGCGTACCACATTATCTGCATCCGGAAATAGGTGTGGAAGCATTAAAGAGGGAGATTCATGCTTTGGTCGAAAAGCCAGCTGGCGTATATACAAAGCAGGTAAGAGAGCTGAATGATTATGCAGCCAAAAAACCACATTTGACATTCGGCATCGTGTTCAATCAACGGACGAATCCGCTGTATCAAAAGGTGAAGGAAATCATTGATAATGGGGAGGTTGGCCAAATCCGCAGAACAAACTGGATGATCACAACCTGGTGGAGACCACAGGGTTACTACGATTCAAGTGCATGGAGAGCAACATGGGGGGAAGAAGGCGGCGGAGTTCTCGTGAATCAGGCTCCACATCAGCTTGACCTGCTTCAATGGATATGCGGAATGCCAGAAAAGGTATACTCCAATGTGAAATATGGATATCAGCGGAATATTGCAGTCGAGGATGAAGTGACGGCTCTCCTTGATTACGGAAATGGAGCAACGGGCGTGTTCATTACCTGTACCCATGATGTCATTGGCACAGATCGGTTTGAAATCTTGGGCGATAAAGGGAAAATCGTTGTCGATGACAGCAAGAAAGTGACAATCAAAAGACTTTTGAAGCCAGAATCGGAATTGAGTGACAGCATGAGTATGCAGGATGTCATGAAAATATTCATGGGTGGTAATCAATCTGATATTTACACGGAGGAAGTGCTGGAATTCGAAAGTGAATGGGGAGCACAGCATATAGCCGTATTGGAGAACTTCACTGCAGCGATTGTGGAAGGGACCCCATTATTAGCTCCAGGCAGCGATGGGATACATGGAGTTACTTTAGCGAATGCGATCCATCTATCAAGCTGGTTGGATAAAGAAATCGAAATCGCATTTGATGAAGAACTTTACTTAGCAGAATTGAATAAGCGAATTGATGAAGAAAAGACTGCGCCTGTCACTTTTTAA
- a CDS encoding Gfo/Idh/MocA family protein, whose protein sequence is MLKTAVIGLGDISSIHILAIQANPFVELCAVCDVEEGLKDSVPGAKFYKYYQEMIEAEAVDCVHICLPHHLHYPVAKYCIEQGVHVFQEKPLGLNTEEGLALVKLEEDNKHIRLCVCLQNRFNESFEKLQKLIDSGEYGKVIGVKGLVTWSRPSSYYEMKQWRGKMAHAGGGVMINQALHTLDLMQLIGGEMVSLKGEVSRLLDYEIEVEDTAIANITFESGARGLFFATIANADNDSVELQVLLENGKLTIKDSILFCIDEAGKMERLAEDAKLPGSKFYYGASHAKLINAFYESIASDTQAYVHARDAVPSLKMIEAIQKSSQRNKAIFMEGQYNGKS, encoded by the coding sequence ATGTTGAAAACAGCAGTTATCGGGCTAGGGGATATATCATCCATACACATTCTTGCCATACAAGCCAACCCGTTTGTTGAACTGTGTGCTGTTTGTGATGTCGAAGAAGGTTTAAAGGATTCTGTACCTGGCGCCAAATTCTATAAGTATTACCAAGAGATGATCGAAGCGGAGGCAGTCGATTGTGTCCACATTTGCCTGCCTCACCATCTTCACTATCCAGTGGCAAAATATTGTATCGAACAAGGGGTACATGTATTTCAGGAAAAACCTTTGGGCTTGAATACTGAAGAAGGACTGGCACTGGTGAAACTAGAGGAAGACAACAAGCATATACGGTTATGTGTGTGTTTACAGAATCGTTTCAATGAATCGTTTGAAAAACTTCAAAAGCTTATAGACAGCGGCGAATATGGCAAGGTAATTGGTGTTAAGGGATTAGTGACCTGGAGCAGACCGTCATCTTATTATGAGATGAAGCAATGGCGCGGTAAAATGGCCCATGCCGGGGGCGGGGTCATGATCAATCAAGCTCTTCATACACTGGATTTAATGCAGCTGATCGGTGGGGAAATGGTTTCGTTAAAAGGAGAGGTTTCCCGGCTGTTGGACTATGAGATTGAAGTGGAAGATACAGCCATAGCAAATATTACGTTTGAAAGCGGGGCACGTGGGCTGTTTTTCGCTACGATTGCCAATGCTGATAATGACAGTGTGGAGTTACAGGTGCTTTTGGAGAATGGGAAGCTTACGATTAAAGATAGTATTCTCTTTTGCATAGATGAAGCGGGAAAAATGGAAAGATTAGCGGAAGACGCCAAGCTTCCCGGCTCGAAGTTCTATTATGGTGCCAGCCATGCCAAATTAATCAATGCCTTTTATGAAAGTATTGCCTCTGACACGCAAGCTTACGTTCATGCCAGAGATGCCGTTCCATCGCTCAAAATGATTGAAGCCATTCAAAAATCATCACAAAGAAACAAAGCGATATTCATGGAGGGACAATATAATGGGAAAAGCTAA
- a CDS encoding sugar phosphate isomerase/epimerase family protein, producing the protein MGKAKIGVQMMMLKGKVEELGVYETMRKINELGFHAVEVSQIPMTAENVAELKRASQDFDIEIAALSAALEPMLPGMAGETLTNDFEKIINDCKALECHFLRIGMLPFTTIGDKDKILDFVKKAEEAAGRLAEDGIELYYHNHHIEFQKYDGEYLLDIIKNNTRKIGFELDVHWIQRGGLDPVEVINKFEGRIALIHLKDYRIGQMDMSCFENDFDQAKFFQAFNNVIQFAELGEGSLDLEAIIEAGLKSGSQYFLIEQDDVYGRDPFDCLETSAEHLRSLGYSDWF; encoded by the coding sequence ATGGGAAAAGCTAAGATTGGTGTACAAATGATGATGCTTAAAGGGAAGGTCGAGGAATTGGGCGTCTATGAAACAATGAGAAAGATCAATGAGCTCGGTTTTCATGCTGTGGAAGTTTCACAAATCCCGATGACAGCTGAAAATGTTGCCGAGTTAAAAAGAGCCAGCCAAGATTTCGATATAGAAATCGCGGCTCTATCAGCTGCGTTAGAGCCGATGCTGCCAGGAATGGCAGGAGAGACATTGACGAATGATTTCGAAAAAATCATAAACGATTGCAAAGCATTGGAATGCCATTTTTTACGAATCGGGATGCTTCCCTTCACGACTATAGGAGATAAAGATAAAATCCTTGATTTCGTAAAAAAAGCGGAGGAAGCAGCAGGAAGATTGGCAGAGGATGGTATAGAATTGTATTACCATAATCACCATATAGAATTCCAAAAATACGATGGTGAATATTTATTGGATATCATCAAGAATAACACGCGGAAGATAGGCTTTGAATTGGACGTTCACTGGATTCAGCGAGGTGGATTGGATCCTGTTGAGGTAATCAATAAATTCGAAGGAAGAATCGCTTTAATTCATTTAAAGGACTATCGCATCGGCCAAATGGATATGAGCTGTTTTGAAAACGATTTCGACCAAGCGAAGTTTTTCCAAGCATTCAACAATGTGATCCAATTCGCAGAGCTTGGAGAAGGAAGCCTTGATCTCGAGGCGATCATCGAAGCTGGCTTGAAAAGCGGTTCACAGTACTTCCTCATTGAGCAAGATGATGTATACGGCCGCGATCCATTCGATTGCCTCGAAACATCTGCGGAGCATTTAAGGAGCCTAGGATATTCTGATTGGTTCTAA
- a CDS encoding SDR family oxidoreductase yields MTNLFDLTGKTAVAIGGNSVLGSAISKGFAAQGAKVAIVGRNLEKAKEVVKEIEDGGGSAEAFQADVCSRDSLLEAADQIQQWSGGWDILLNAPGKNSSTPFFELEMDEWDDIMDVNLKGIVLTCQIFAQKMIDQERRGSIINISSVSSTTPLSKVFTYSVSKAGLNSVTQFLAREFAPSGIRVNAIIPGFFPAEQNKKILSADRIESIMEHTPMNRFGTPDELQGAAVWLASEKASSFVTGTLIRVDGGFGSMTI; encoded by the coding sequence ATGACAAACTTGTTCGATTTAACTGGAAAAACCGCCGTTGCCATTGGCGGAAATAGTGTATTAGGTTCTGCCATCTCAAAAGGGTTTGCCGCACAGGGTGCTAAGGTGGCGATAGTCGGACGAAACCTGGAGAAAGCAAAAGAAGTTGTTAAGGAAATTGAAGACGGCGGTGGAAGTGCAGAAGCTTTTCAGGCTGATGTATGCTCCCGTGATTCTTTATTGGAAGCGGCAGATCAAATTCAACAGTGGTCCGGCGGTTGGGATATCCTTCTGAATGCGCCTGGGAAAAATAGTTCAACACCGTTTTTTGAACTGGAAATGGATGAATGGGATGACATTATGGATGTCAATTTGAAGGGCATCGTGTTAACCTGCCAGATTTTTGCGCAGAAAATGATCGATCAGGAAAGAAGAGGCAGTATCATTAATATTTCTTCCGTTTCGTCAACGACCCCCTTATCGAAGGTATTTACATATTCTGTTTCAAAGGCAGGACTTAACAGCGTGACCCAGTTTTTGGCGCGTGAATTCGCCCCGAGCGGTATCCGTGTCAATGCGATCATCCCAGGTTTCTTTCCTGCTGAACAAAATAAAAAAATCTTGAGCGCTGATCGGATCGAGTCGATCATGGAGCATACACCCATGAACCGGTTTGGCACTCCAGATGAATTGCAAGGTGCAGCAGTGTGGCTCGCCTCTGAAAAAGCCTCAAGCTTTGTCACTGGGACACTCATTCGAGTGGATGGTGGATTTGGCAGCATGACAATTTGA
- a CDS encoding spore germination protein: protein MGVTGLIRNVGKLLDKRKQKKPDTRQHDQDSKPEDRLNVSFSRNVETFRSIYDNCSDVMFRPFLLFGKTQAMIIYIDGLSDIGGMEENVLSPLMQEMTVATQPLHEFLEHKLPVSKMKRVKTIADCIESISTGNPLLLYDGEGDGFSLGLSKWEKRAIEEPAAEGGIRGSREGFNESIGINTSQLRRIIKSPALKIQSMKLGDYTKTTVAIAYIDGLVDISLITEITARLERIKMDGILESGYIEEMIEDNPYSPFPQIMSTERPDVASSSLLEGRALILVDGTPFTLIAPISFFSLIQSQEDYYQRFMVGTVIRWLRYVFMVLSLLLPSLYVAILTFHAEAVPTELLLSMAASREAVPFPAIVEALIMEITFEALREAGVRLPKQIGSAVSIVGALVIGQASVQAGLVSAPMVIVVAITGISSFMMPRYIAGIAIRMLRFPMMLLAGTLGLLGIMMGVIAIAIHLCNLRSFGVPYLSPLAPMKSQELKDVLWRAPWWMMDSRPRLTGEANSYRQSPEQGPEPNRGSEEK from the coding sequence ATGGGGGTAACCGGCTTGATTCGTAATGTAGGCAAATTATTGGATAAAAGAAAACAAAAAAAACCGGATACACGGCAACATGACCAGGATTCGAAGCCTGAGGATCGTCTAAATGTGAGTTTCAGCCGAAATGTGGAGACATTTCGCTCCATTTATGATAATTGTTCGGATGTCATGTTCCGCCCGTTCTTACTTTTCGGTAAGACACAGGCCATGATTATCTATATCGATGGACTTTCGGATATCGGGGGAATGGAAGAAAATGTACTATCTCCACTCATGCAGGAAATGACCGTTGCTACACAACCATTGCATGAGTTCCTGGAGCATAAGCTTCCCGTTTCCAAAATGAAAAGAGTGAAAACGATAGCGGATTGCATTGAGTCGATTTCCACTGGAAATCCGCTCCTTTTGTATGATGGCGAAGGTGACGGATTTTCTCTGGGATTGTCCAAATGGGAAAAGCGGGCAATTGAGGAACCCGCCGCGGAGGGAGGAATCAGGGGTTCGCGAGAGGGGTTCAATGAATCTATCGGCATTAATACGTCTCAGCTAAGAAGGATCATAAAAAGCCCTGCACTTAAAATACAGTCCATGAAATTAGGTGATTATACCAAAACGACAGTCGCGATTGCCTATATCGATGGACTGGTGGATATATCCTTGATCACTGAAATTACAGCTCGTTTGGAACGAATCAAGATGGATGGCATTTTAGAAAGCGGGTACATCGAGGAAATGATCGAGGACAATCCTTATTCACCTTTTCCGCAAATCATGTCGACTGAACGTCCGGATGTCGCTAGTTCTTCCCTGTTGGAGGGCCGTGCCCTCATTCTTGTCGATGGAACTCCGTTCACATTGATTGCCCCGATTTCCTTTTTTTCATTGATTCAATCCCAAGAGGATTATTATCAACGATTCATGGTAGGAACGGTCATTAGATGGCTGCGTTATGTGTTCATGGTTTTATCTCTTTTATTGCCTTCGCTGTACGTCGCTATACTGACGTTCCATGCCGAAGCGGTACCGACAGAATTATTGCTAAGCATGGCAGCGTCAAGGGAAGCGGTTCCATTTCCTGCCATCGTGGAAGCGCTCATTATGGAAATAACATTTGAGGCTCTAAGGGAGGCAGGTGTCCGTTTGCCAAAGCAAATAGGGTCTGCAGTAAGTATCGTGGGAGCACTTGTCATCGGGCAGGCCTCCGTTCAAGCGGGATTGGTATCAGCACCGATGGTCATCGTCGTGGCCATCACGGGGATCTCTTCTTTCATGATGCCGCGCTATATTGCCGGAATCGCCATCAGGATGCTGCGGTTCCCAATGATGCTGCTTGCCGGAACGTTAGGACTGCTTGGCATCATGATGGGCGTCATTGCCATTGCCATTCATCTATGCAATCTCCGTTCTTTCGGGGTTCCTTACTTATCCCCGCTAGCCCCTATGAAAAGCCAGGAGCTGAAAGATGTGCTGTGGAGGGCTCCTTGGTGGATGATGGATTCACGACCGCGGCTAACAGGCGAAGCAAATTCTTACCGCCAGTCACCTGAACAGGGACCAGAACCAAACAGGGGGAGTGAAGAAAAGTGA
- a CDS encoding Ger(x)C family spore germination protein, which produces MKKDRGQVKVQEKLNRRKSISIILLLLMAIPSITGCWDRVEINDLAIVTAASIDKKDNGSIELSIQVFIPKSISSGGGGGGPGQGAGGATTLVKSDVGSNLSEALSKLQGKVPRKVFWGHCKVFVFGERLAKEGIQEQLDFLLRHPQPRERANVYVSKGKGKAILESLPPLEVYSGEVIKELSDLHMGLHVTLHNLAEMLTSKSQAVALPLIKILPPAKGEAKLQGIPYIFGTALFKKDKMTGTMTENEARGLLWLKAELESYTVTLKPEGMEGLISIKPISSHVHIIPQIVNGNWKALVKIDTDGTVIQNGTKLNLSVPESLKIVEHTYQKDVEKRIRLTLLHLQGNGADVIGLAKEFYRKYPNEFSEAENDWKRIFKDMEVEMDVTAHIRRQGYINKTGGLQEEEVKER; this is translated from the coding sequence GTGAAAAAGGATAGGGGTCAAGTTAAGGTACAAGAGAAATTGAATAGACGAAAATCGATAAGTATCATTCTCCTCCTCTTGATGGCAATACCTTCCATTACCGGCTGCTGGGATCGAGTCGAAATCAATGATCTGGCGATTGTCACTGCTGCCTCGATCGATAAGAAGGATAACGGTTCCATTGAACTGTCGATCCAAGTCTTCATCCCTAAATCGATCAGTAGCGGAGGGGGGGGAGGGGGACCGGGTCAAGGAGCGGGAGGGGCAACTACCTTGGTGAAATCCGATGTAGGTTCCAATCTGTCGGAAGCCTTGTCCAAGCTTCAAGGCAAGGTCCCCCGCAAGGTATTCTGGGGCCATTGTAAAGTTTTTGTATTCGGCGAAAGGTTAGCGAAGGAAGGGATTCAAGAGCAACTGGATTTTTTATTGCGCCATCCCCAGCCGCGTGAACGAGCGAACGTGTATGTCAGCAAAGGGAAAGGGAAGGCCATCTTGGAATCTCTGCCGCCGCTGGAAGTCTATTCTGGAGAAGTGATCAAGGAATTATCGGATTTACATATGGGTTTGCATGTCACACTACATAATTTGGCTGAGATGTTAACAAGCAAATCTCAAGCGGTGGCCCTCCCGCTCATAAAAATTTTACCACCAGCGAAAGGGGAAGCGAAATTACAAGGCATTCCCTATATCTTTGGTACAGCTTTGTTCAAAAAAGATAAAATGACTGGGACGATGACCGAGAATGAAGCAAGGGGCTTATTGTGGTTAAAGGCTGAACTGGAATCGTATACCGTGACTTTAAAGCCTGAAGGCATGGAAGGGCTGATATCCATAAAGCCCATATCGTCCCATGTGCACATCATACCACAAATTGTGAATGGGAATTGGAAAGCGTTAGTGAAGATCGATACGGATGGAACGGTTATTCAAAATGGAACAAAACTAAACCTTTCCGTTCCGGAGTCACTGAAAATCGTGGAACACACTTACCAAAAAGATGTTGAAAAGCGAATCAGGCTAACCTTATTGCACCTGCAAGGTAATGGGGCTGACGTCATCGGGCTGGCGAAGGAATTTTATCGGAAATATCCAAACGAATTCAGTGAAGCAGAAAATGATTGGAAACGAATTTTCAAAGATATGGAAGTGGAAATGGATGTTACGGCCCATATCCGCAGGCAGGGCTATATTAACAAAACGGGTGGATTGCAAGAGGAAGAGGTGAAGGAAAGGTGA
- a CDS encoding GerAB/ArcD/ProY family transporter, translating to MEKGKISSLQMAFMLYPTIVATAILGIPSVTAKYAQTDFWISPIIASFIGYLTVYLAVKLHKLYPGQTIIQYSEQIIGRWIGKIVGFLFLSFYIQVTGLIVREYAEFVVDSFLIDTPIIVVMASMVLLCGFVVHGGLEGLGRAALLFIPVFLIPQIILFILVFPDLEFKNIFPVLAKGVMPPLKGSIVPGGWYTEFFLISFLLPFLVDKKKGMRYGMMTVFAVMATLVIVNLVVLFVLGPTTSSKVYPLMNVARYISFADFFEHMESFIMAIWVVGAFVKISVFFYATSLGTAQWLKLSDYRPMVWPLGILIVITGFWSISNSMDLERYNVNAFPFYGAMIQTLIPLLLFLIAMISNKNKKSKQSNSR from the coding sequence ATGGAAAAAGGTAAAATATCTTCTCTTCAAATGGCTTTCATGTTGTATCCTACCATAGTTGCAACGGCCATTCTAGGTATCCCCAGCGTAACGGCAAAATATGCGCAAACTGATTTTTGGATTTCCCCGATAATCGCCTCCTTCATTGGATATTTGACTGTATATCTTGCTGTAAAGCTTCACAAGCTTTATCCCGGTCAAACGATCATCCAATATAGCGAGCAAATCATTGGGCGGTGGATAGGAAAAATCGTCGGCTTTTTATTTCTGTCATTCTATATTCAAGTTACGGGACTTATTGTCAGGGAGTACGCAGAATTTGTCGTTGATTCCTTCCTGATCGATACACCGATCATCGTGGTCATGGCCTCGATGGTCCTGCTTTGTGGCTTTGTCGTACATGGTGGTTTAGAAGGTTTGGGGAGGGCCGCTCTATTATTCATACCTGTTTTTTTAATACCGCAAATAATCTTGTTCATTTTGGTGTTTCCAGATCTTGAATTCAAGAATATCTTCCCTGTGCTGGCCAAAGGGGTGATGCCTCCTCTTAAAGGTTCGATTGTTCCGGGCGGCTGGTACACTGAGTTTTTCCTCATCTCCTTTCTCCTGCCTTTTTTAGTGGATAAGAAAAAAGGGATGAGATATGGTATGATGACCGTTTTTGCAGTAATGGCGACATTAGTGATCGTAAACCTTGTTGTCCTCTTCGTTCTTGGACCGACCACATCGTCCAAGGTATATCCACTGATGAACGTGGCAAGATACATTAGCTTCGCTGATTTTTTCGAACATATGGAGTCGTTCATCATGGCCATTTGGGTAGTCGGTGCATTCGTGAAAATCTCCGTGTTTTTTTATGCTACTTCCCTAGGTACCGCTCAGTGGCTGAAACTTTCCGATTATCGCCCCATGGTCTGGCCATTGGGGATACTCATTGTGATTACGGGCTTCTGGTCCATATCCAACTCGATGGACTTGGAGCGTTATAATGTCAATGCATTCCCATTTTATGGAGCTATGATTCAAACGCTCATCCCGCTGCTATTATTTCTGATAGCCATGATTAGCAACAAAAATAAAAAGAGTAAGCAAAGCAACTCAAGATAA
- a CDS encoding GntT/GntP/DsdX family permease → MPVILVTVKVAVEIFMPVVDFIGIPAIACMISVIIAIFTFRLNRGNKRMKS, encoded by the coding sequence ATGCCGGTCATTTTGGTAACGGTCAAAGTGGCTGTAGAAATCTTCATGCCCGTTGTTGACTTCATAGGCATTCCAGCTATAGCATGTATGATTTCCGTCATTATTGCCATTTTTACCTTTAGGCTTAATCGGGGCAATAAAAGAATGAAATCATGA
- a CDS encoding GntT/GntP/DsdX family permease, with product MAMILLIIARGGAVKQVLIDSHIDQYIAGIMAESTLSPLIPTCLIAAILRVAIRSATVAGITAAPLVAATGVGPELMVLAAGA from the coding sequence ATGGCTATGATTCTATTAATCATAGCAAGGGGCGGGGCAGTCAAACAAGTTTTGATAGACAGTCACATTGATCAATATATTGCTGGCATCATGGCGGAATCAACGCTTTCACCATTGATCCCTACTTGTCTGATAGCAGCAATCCTAAGGGTGGCCATAAGGTCAGCTACAGTGGCGGGAATCACTGCGGCACCACTTGTTGCGGCCACTGGAGTAGGTCCGGAGCTTATGGTCTTGGCTGCGGGAGCATAA
- a CDS encoding IDEAL domain-containing protein: MEKQLPGTSLEPEEMAEMVLKKALSDYRKAQIVKAIDNSLKDRNKGEFIRLTELLKSIS; encoded by the coding sequence ATGGAGAAGCAATTGCCTGGAACATCACTGGAGCCTGAAGAGATGGCAGAAATGGTATTAAAAAAGGCCTTAAGCGATTATAGGAAAGCACAAATCGTAAAAGCGATCGATAACTCATTGAAGGATCGGAATAAGGGTGAGTTCATCCGTTTAACTGAGCTTCTGAAGAGCATTTCATGA